In Spinacia oleracea cultivar Varoflay chromosome 5, BTI_SOV_V1, whole genome shotgun sequence, a single window of DNA contains:
- the LOC110789806 gene encoding uncharacterized protein — MNRISLLYTPQGHKIVDPREITVEIQKFYMALLGTAATHISKPDLPTLRSGPRLSRTAAQSHQVDLKKAYDSVDWSFLQTVPQKLGFPQVFVKWIMTCLTTVSYSILINGFPSKPFQANKGLRQGDPLSPFLFAIGMEYLTRYDLLLFARADKVSVQLLLEAFSKFSSASGLEANMDKSNIYFAGVSMCDKTDILSDQKISEACLPFRYLGVPLSSKKLSYPQCKPLEDKILARTKVWSAKFLSYAGRLLLIKTIVFGMQTFWCQIFILPKRIIKEVEAYCRCFLWTGDTAASKKALVAWDKLYQPRNSGGWNVKNIAAWNKVAIGKLLWALAFKKDKLWVQWVDSFYMKGQNPLQMSTPGSCSWALKKIFNSREVILQIGGWDKATANGKYCISKVYKFLQGVAPKVTWWRVMCYNKASPKSLFITWLAILNRLYTTDRLQAWGIQCFDQCVLCTDEKETVEHLFFECKFPSAVWSKLFLQGVAPKVTWWRVMCYNKASPKSMFITWLAILNRLYTTDRLQAWGIQCSDQCVLCTDEKETVEHLFFECKFSSAVWSKLLLRIGVHRGATGFASELQQVMKRSRKVGVADQLYVMCFTKAIYSVWLARNAVIFKRPTKSIDNIVREILFKVCCRGSEELRSRLLHI, encoded by the exons ATGAATAGAATTTCTTTGCTGTACACTCCTCAAGGGCATAAAATTGTAGACCCTAGGGAAATTACTGTGGAAATTCAGAAATTCTATATGGCTCTTCTAGGTACAGCTGCTACTCACATTTCTAAGCCTGATCTCCCCACTCTTAGGTCAGGTCCAAGATTGTCTAGAACTGCAGCTCAATCTCATCAG GTTGACCTAAAAAAAGCTTATGACTCAGTTGACTGGAGCTTTCTTCAAACTGTTCCGCAAAAGCTAGGGTTCCCTCAAGTGTTTGTGAAGTGGATCATGACTTGTCTTACAACTGTTTCCTACTCTATTCTCATCAATGGCTTTCCTAGCAAACCATTTCAAGCAAACAAAGGGCTGAGACAGGGGGATCCCCTTTCCCCTTTCCTGTTTGCTATTGGAATGGAATACTTGACAAGAT atgacttATTATTGTTTGCAAGAGCTGACAAGGTCTCTGTACAGTTACTTCTTGAAGCTTTTTCCAAGTTCTCTTCTGCTTCAGGCCTTGAAGCTAATATGGATAAAAGTAATATTTACTTTGCTGGTGTTTCAATGTGTGACAAAACAGATATTTTATCTGATCAGAAAATCTCAGAAGCTTGCCTTCCTTTCAGATATCTAGGGGTGCCACTTTCCTCCAAGAAATTATCCTATCCACAATGCAAGCCTCTAGAGGACAAGATTCTGGCTAGAACTAAGGTGTGGTCAGCTAAGTTTTTGTCTTATGCTGGCAGGTTGTTACTTATCAAAACCATCGTGTTTGGCATGCAGACCTTCTGGTGCCAAATCTTCATTTTACCTAAAAGAATCATTAAGGAGGTAGAAGCTTATTGCAGGTGTTTTCTCTGGACTGGTGACACTGCAGCATCAAAGAAAGCTTTAGTAGCATGGGATAAACTGTATCAACCTAGAAACTCTGGTGGTTGGAATGTGAAGAATATTGCTGCTTGGAACAAAGTAGCCATTGGGAAATTGCTGTGGGCTTTGGCTTTTAAGAAAGATAAACTGTGGGTGCAGTGGGTTGATAGCTTCTATATGAAAGGCCAAAATCCTCTTCAGATGTCCACTCCTGGGTCTTGTTCTTGGGCTCTTAAAAAGATCTTTAATAGTAGAGAGGTTATTCTGCAAATTGGTGGTTGGGACAAAGCTACTGCAAATGGAAAATACTGTATTAGCAAGGTGTATAAATTCTTGCAGGGTGTTGCTCCTAAGGTTACTTGGTGGAGAGTAATGTGCTATAACAAAGCTAGTCCAAAAAGCCTGTTTATCACTTGGTTGGCTATCCTTAATAGGCTTTATACTACTGATAGACTTCAAGCTTGGGGGATTCAGTGTTTTGATCAATGTGTGCTGTGCACAGATGAGAAAGAAACAGTTGAACATCTGTTTTTTGAGTGCAAGTTTCCCTCTGCAGTTTGGTCTAAACTGTTCTTGCAGGGTGTTGCTCCTAAGGTTACTTGGTGGAGAGTAATGTGCTATAACAAAGCTAGTCCGAAAAGCATGTTTATCACTTGGTTGGCTATCCTTAATAGGCTTTATACTACTGATAGACTTCAAGCTTGGGGGATTCAGTGTTCTGATCAATGTGTGCTGTGCACAGATGAGAAAGAAACAGTTGAACATCTGTTTTTTGAGTGCAAGTTTTCCTCTGCAGTCTGGTCTAAACTGTTGTTGCGGATTGGTGTTCATAGAGGAGCTACTGGTTTTGCTTCTGAGTTGCAGCAAGTTATGAAGAGAAGCAGGAAAGTTGGTGTTGCTGATCAGTTGTATGTTATGTGCTTCACTAAAGCCATTTATAGTGTGTGGCTTGCTAGAAATGCTGTAATCTTTAAAAGGCCTACTAAGAGCATAGACAATATTGTTAGGGAAATTTTGTTTAAAGTTTGTTGTAGAGGTTCTGAGGAACTTAGGAGTAGATTACTACACATTTGA